The Solanum dulcamara chromosome 2, daSolDulc1.2, whole genome shotgun sequence region ggttagtaaatgcatccggcagttgatttgcaatattctgcaaataaatcatcttttgaacttcttgctcacattgatttgttcgaggatctaaatgaaatagtgacaatgaattccaatctatctcatttttcatctgcttatgttctccccctaatgttgggtatactgattcatcaaaatgacaatcagcgaatcttgccgtaaataaatctccagtcatggGTTCCAGATactttataatagaaggagattcatacccaacatatattcccaaccttctttggggacccatctttgtgcgatgcggtggagcaattgggacatataccgcacacccaaatattctaagatgggatatatttggctcccttccaaacgccaactataatggggaaaattcatgataatttgttggccttacgcgcacaagtgctgctgcatgcaaagtagcatgcccccatactgaaatatgaagttttgtcctcattagcaatggtctagctatccattggaggcgtttaatcaatgattccgctAGACCATTTTATGTATATACATGAGCgatcggatgctcaacttttattccaatcgacatacaataatcattaaatgattgagatgtgaattcaccagcattatcaagacgaattgtctttattgcataatctggaaattgtgctcttaaccttataatttgagctaacaatctcgcaaaagccatgttgcgagttgataataagcacacatgtgaccatcttgtagatgcatctatcaagaccatataatatttaaatggtccacatgaagggtgaattggcccgcatatatcaccctgtatacgttccagaaacgcaggggattcaatcccaaccttagttgctgatggtttgataatcagtttttcttgggaacaagcaacacaagagaattccttagattgaagaattttctgattcttcaaagtgtgtccatgtgaattctcaataattctgcgcatcatattataaccgggatggcccaaccggtcatgccaaatgataaaatcattagaatcagtaaaccttttgtttacaatggcatgtgattcaacagtaccaatatttgtatggtacaacccagaagaaagtgcaggtaatttttcgtgcacaattttcttctccatatttattgtagtaatataaaggtattcaacctttccttcatttgcagtctcaatatgatagccattgtggcgaataaccttgaaacttaacaagtttctttgagacttactacaatataatgcattatcaattaccaatatcgttcctccaggtagtaataagacTGTTTTTCCAGAGcctttaattaattttgtactaccagatattgtattgacatagacctttttcataatcaaatgacaaaaatatttcttttcttttaatatcgtatgagttgtggcactatccaaaatgcacatatctccattattcatcttgaatccaattgaacactgataaatttatttatcttcatgaaataaaaatgcattgtaagaaataaaataagtaacaattttgctactaaaacataagtccctttttttttaaaagttaaattatgctaatttagaatttaaaaaaattatatgattcaattatgatgaatgttacaataatttagtttatggaattatatacttattaaccttaaataaatattatacacaagtattaaaaacaaatataaaatattataaaacattaatataatattattcatcatgtatagataatttgtttattgacaaaaataatacaatcattatacattattaatgtctaaaatattaataagaataaccagttagtataatgacattaaataaggcgaatattatttttagtaacaatatgatattaagattaaataatagcacactaatagtaattaattacaacattgtaaaatagcacaatgtaataaacaatatacaattatcataaaaatgtgaccttgattattattttttttcttcaaatacataaacgtaaaaacacaataattcaaagtacatgataacatattgaaaaacatgaaattaaacatcaattaagatccttaaaaaaatcttcaacctccaaatgagtaatatcattgaggtcattaaaatcatcatcccttaaggccagatttgtttcaatattatcattattcaaaggccttgcctcaacattattttcgaacgccaagtgtgactctatccgagcattagaagaagaggcaccatctctatttgcctttcttttaaaagaattttgataaagtcttacaaaatgctcaggcgtccgacattcatttttccagtggcctttcatgccacaacgatgacagttactttttgaagggccattttgagaactgatattgttctcccttttatgttgaccaccaccacgacgattattatatcgtcctctgccattgccacgcccacgcacattattgtgaccttgatatttattatgtcttctttcagattggccatgtgcttttaccatatttgcctccggtaacggagcagttccagtgggacgggcttcatgatttttcattaaaagggcattatgttgttcagccaccagaaggcataatatcaattcagagtattttttaaaacccttttcacggtattgctgttGTAATATTatattagaggcatgaaaagtagttaatgtcttttctaacatgtcctcatcatttatattttctccacataattttaattgggaagttattctaaatacaacagaattatactcaattacggttttaaaatcttgaaaccgtaagtgcatccactcataacgagcccttggcaataccgttgccctgaggtggtcatacctcccttttaagtctttccacaattcaagtggatctttcactgtcaagtattccatttttaggctttcatctagatgatgacgaaggaaaatcatagcctttgctttatcctgacttgatgctgtatttccttcaattatagcatcaccaagacccttagcggtaaggtgaatttcagcatcaagtacccatgacaaataatttttactagaaatatcaagtgccacaaattccaattttgacaagtttgacatgatgaaaattaatttgaaagtaacaaagataacttaaaaattaaatttctttagtagatatacctgatatagaagttaattttctgaaaaattagagcttcgtgctgataacgtgttataaatcaactaacttgacaattttataaaggaagaagaacaagagaatatgtatatagaaagtgttaatagagagagtagtaatatagagtaatagtaattctcttcttttatgtgttttgtgtgtttttacattgaagtttaaagctatatttatagccatatttacaagtggaggaaaatattaatgggcattttacccacttaaaaagtaaatggattatccaccattttaagtggacaaccattttacttgatTGATAATAGTCTAGTCATTTTTGTTACAACAATTAATGTCTCTAGCTCCCTGttcacaaaaaaagaaaaaggaggacAAGATGATACTTTCATTTTGGGGTCCATTAAACGAGTGAGAAAAGAGAATCTAAACACATTCTTTATCCTTAGCGTGTGTTAGGAGTACGTCCAAAGAAAACGCTCAAACAAAATACACAGGTCTAACACCAGTCAATGGTCCACTTATGTTAATTATGCACAAGTATTATACACATTGTAGAGGTGATTTTAATCATTgtttttatatcaaatttaagCACACCCACAACAAAACACTTTTTATTACTAATACATACTctgtttaaaaaaaatctttaaaataagCTTCTTAAGATTTAGTAACATTCAGATCTTTTTACACATTTGGCACAAATCCACTCTCCTCGACAAAAACTATTCTTTTTGTATAAATGCATATAACCAAAAGCACACGTTGTATGACCAAACTGTTAGAATATTTAATACTCCTATTGTccaatttgaaaataattattcatgACTTTTTAGGTGTGAAAGCAAAGGGAGTTGTTGGAGCACCAAAGACTAGTAGTACTTTGAATTAATATGCCCTCACAAAAGTAGAAGTATTTCAAAGACCTTCCTGGCTGCTTCCATTTGAGACTTTCTTCATTTCCTTCCATTTAGACTTTTGAGTTCAAACTAATTAAATGTGTCAAAATCCCCCAAACTCCCCTCCACCTATAAAGTTCTAATCAAATTCCCCATTATCTTGATCAACCACTTCAATTTCTTgattcaattatctacaacccCAAAAACAAAACTCCCTAAAAAGCCAATTCTTGAACCATTTGGAACATACCCAAATCCTTCAAATCTTGGTTTTTGTAGAATCAAGAAAAGGGGGAATAAAAACCCAATCTTGAAGTTTGTTTTTTTCACCAAAAAATGGATAATAAGCTGTTAACAAGTAATTTGGTGTTGTTTTTATCAATCTTGTTAACTCTATTTACTTCTTCTTATGGTCAAAATTGTTCAACTCATCAATTTAGAAGCAACAATGTTTTTACAACTTGCAATCCTTTACCTGTTCTAAACTCTTTTCTTCACTGGACCTACCACCCTACTAACCACACAGTAGATCTTGCTTACAGACATGGTGGTGTCACAGAGTCTGCTTGGGTAGCTTGGGCTTTGAATCTTGATAGTTCAAGAATGGTAGGATCTCAATGTTTAATTGCTTTAAGAAATTCTAGTGGACAAATTCATGCCTACACTTCACCTATTACTAGCTACGGAACTCAGTTAACAGAGGGTCCTTTGAGCTTTCAAGTGCCAAGAATTTCAGCAGAGTTTGTAGACAGTGAGATGATCATTTTCGCCACTTTGGAACTTCCTAGTGGTAGGACTAGTTTTAATCAGGTATGGCAAAATGGTCAAGTATCTGGACAAGCTTTACAAGCACATCAAATGAGTGGTGAAAACACTAGGAGTATGGGGACTGTGGATTTTGCCAACGGACAAACCTCAGGGGGGACTGGTGGAGGTATATCAGCCAGTACTAGACAACGTCGAAGAAACGTGAGTTCAAATCCCttcatattcttattttttcttaGAATCCAAGTTGGTGCAACATCctgttaatttaaatatatggaTGGGTGGTGATAATTCATATAACTGACTCTAACCTATTTTGAAATTGAAGCGTAGTTATTAATTATTGCCGACTTTGGAGTATATAACGACGGTGATAACTTAGTCTGTTTCCCAAAAATTTTACCTATGCATACTCTTAGAAACCATTTGTTTTGTCAGAGTAGGTTGTAGTCTCACATTGGTTGGGAATGGACTATTGGTCTGCTTATATGTATTTAAGCAATTCGCacctcatgagctagctttaGGCGCATCTGTCGTAGCTTTACATGTTTGATTACAATTTTAAGGTCTTGTAGGCGTAGAATACATATGGCTCATCTAACGATTGAAAATCTTGAAAACTTTGACAGGTTCATGGAGTGTTAAATGCAGTTAGTTGGGGTGTTTTGATGCCAATGGGTGCTATATTTGCAAGGTACTTGAAAGTGTTCAAGTCAGCTAATCCAGCTTGGTTTTATCTACATGCTGCTTGCCAAACTGCTGCTTATGCTGTTGGTGTTGCTGGATGGGGCACTGGTCTCAAACTTGGCAGTGATTCTGTTGGAATTAAATTCAACACTCACAGAAATATTGGCATCACTCTGTTCTGTCTTGGAACCCTTCAGGTATTAGAAATGTTGCACTATACTTTTTGTCTCCAATTATTTGACTAAATTTTCAGACATAGATCACTCTGCTTTCTGAAATTAAAATTCTGGTATTCAGAAACTAAAAAGGTAGTTCTTCATATCAATATAACCAAACAACACctttaaaaatgttattttacttggttgaactcttagaaagaaaaaattggTAACCATTTGGGACAGGAAAGTTCCCTATAACACACACAGAAAAATACAGAAATATGTGATAGAACTACACAATGCAAAGCCCCTGTATAAATTGCACACAGATTCCAGAGGCGGATTGAAGATTTAAACTTAATTCAACATTTAAAGTTCTTAACATTAAAACTAATTGTACTATTGAAATTATgcgttcaaaatttaaaatttgttgaAATCTTCGTGGTTTTTAGAAGACATATCTATGTTGACTAGCTcttcaataatatatttttagctCTTGATTAACATACCAAGTCCGAAGGTGAGCCTTAGAGAAATTGTAATAAGTCACGGTTTCGAGCTGTGGAAGCAGTCACTACTGCTTGCATTAGTGTAAACTGTCTACATCACTCCCCTTGGGTTGCAATCCTTCTCCGGAACTTCCTAACATGGAATGCCTTGTGCACCTGGATGCCCTGCTCGATTGACATAACAATTCCTAGCATAACACTACACTAAAGACTGGAATTAGTTATGATCTTCCTTGCTAATCCCCATTGCTAAATTGCTCATAGCTAACAAAATTTTGTGATAATCTTAGTGTAGTTTAACTACCTGATTTGTCAGTCGCTAATTCTTACGTTATTTTGGTAGCACAAATTCCAAGTTCTAATTGTGctatttttatatgataataGGTTTTTGCCTTGCTATTGAGGCCAAAGCCAGACCACAAGTACAGACTCTACTGGAGCATCTACCACCATGTTACTGGATACACTGTCATCATTCTTAGCATCATCAATGTGTTTGAGGGATTTGATGCCTTAAATGGACAGAAGAATTGGAAAAAGGCTTACATTGGTGTGATCATATTCTTGGGAGCCATTGCAGTTTTGTTGGAGGCCATTACTTGGTTCATTgtcattaaaaggaaaaaaacaacATCTGTTTCTGACAAGTATCCTCATGGGAATGGGGCTAATGGATATGCCAGCAGGTCGCACGACCAAACCGCGTAAATAAATATGTGTTCTCTCTAATAAATCatactatattatttttgaattcgTTATAGATATGAGGCTTGTTATGTATGTTTTTAGTTGAGATGTTATTAATTTATGATGTTTAGCATCAGATTTTTGGTTGCTAGATTTAAATTCTCTTATAGATGGATATGGCTGTAATTTGTTCTTTGTGtaatatatacatgttgtgtaCCGCCTATTTCTAGTTTACTTTGTCATATCAGTTGCTCAATTTTAATTTACGTGactcttttcttttaaaactgTTAAAAAGATTCAcatctttttatatttaatttttttttaattcacttcaacctttttattttactttaaggAATAATACATCGTTCCCATCTTAACTTGTCTTGTGTTTTTTAAATACACATTTTATATTTTGCGAGTGTCATATGACTTCCCTAATCTTGTCCGAAGTGGCGATTTTTGGCCATTTTCCAACCTGTCAAGGGTGAGAAAGTgaggagagagaaaaaaaataactagAAAATTAgttatatttgttcttttagtTTTGTTGTTGAATAAATGGGACAGGTTAAACGGGTCCATACTCCATATAGTAGCCATACTTAAACGCGTACATGCTTACGTaaccataaaaatatcatacattttcatttttaaaattataaattctaaaattattttaatatggTGAGACTATACTGAGCTTATTGTTATTGTACTCCATCAGAGAAGAccaaaaaaggaataaaataaTCTCCGAGGACCAAGTGGACATTTATTACCACGAAATT contains the following coding sequences:
- the LOC129880643 gene encoding cytochrome b561 and DOMON domain-containing protein At5g47530-like; the encoded protein is MDNKLLTSNLVLFLSILLTLFTSSYGQNCSTHQFRSNNVFTTCNPLPVLNSFLHWTYHPTNHTVDLAYRHGGVTESAWVAWALNLDSSRMVGSQCLIALRNSSGQIHAYTSPITSYGTQLTEGPLSFQVPRISAEFVDSEMIIFATLELPSGRTSFNQVWQNGQVSGQALQAHQMSGENTRSMGTVDFANGQTSGGTGGGISASTRQRRRNVHGVLNAVSWGVLMPMGAIFARYLKVFKSANPAWFYLHAACQTAAYAVGVAGWGTGLKLGSDSVGIKFNTHRNIGITLFCLGTLQVFALLLRPKPDHKYRLYWSIYHHVTGYTVIILSIINVFEGFDALNGQKNWKKAYIGVIIFLGAIAVLLEAITWFIVIKRKKTTSVSDKYPHGNGANGYASRSHDQTA